The Sphingomonas carotinifaciens genomic sequence CGTGATCGAACTCAACGAGGCGTTCGCTGCGCAGGCAATCGCAGTTTTGCGCGATCTGGACGTCGACGTAGACGATCCTCGCGTCAATCCGAACGGGGGCGCCATCGCGCTTGGCCATCCGCTCGGCATGTCGGGTGCCCGTATCGCGATGACGGCGGTCGAAGAACTGCATCGGATCGATGGGCGCTACGCGCTCGTGTTCATGTGCATCGGCGTGGGACAGGGCATCGGCCTCGTGCTGGAGCGGGCATGACGGACACGGTGACCCTCGGAGATGGCTGCACCATCGCGTATCGCTTCGACGGGGCCGCACACGCGCCGGTACTCGTGCTCGGAAACTCACTCGGCACCGACCTCGGCATGTGGGCACCGCAGATCGACGCCTTTGCCCAAACCTATCGTGTGCTGCGCTACGATACCCGCGGTCATGGACGATCGCAGGCTTCTGCCGGTGCATATGGTATCGACCGCTTGGGCCGTGACGTTGTCGAACTAACCGCGTCGCTCGGGATCGACCGGTTCCATTTCTGTGGACTCTCTCTGGGCGGCATGGTCGGCCAATGGCTCGGGATACGTGAAAGCGACCGGCTCGATCGGCTCGTGCTCGCCAATACTTCGGGCTATATGGGGCCGCCATCGGCATGGGATGCCCGGATCGCTGCGGTGCTCGCCGAGGGTATGGCCCCGCTGGCGGAGGCTTCGATCGCACGATGGTTCACGCCGGGCTTCGCGATGCGCCATCCGGATACGATCGAGCCGATCGTGAAGATGCTGCGCTCGACTGACCCGACCGGTTATGCCGGCTGTTGCGCGGCGATCCGCGATATGGATATGCGACGCGCCGCGGCGCTGATCGGCGTGCCGACGCTGGTCATCGGCGGCAGCGCCGATCCGGCGACGCCGCCCGATCATGCCCAGGCGCTTGCGAGCGCGATACCCGGCGCCACGCTCGAGATGCTCGATGCCGCCCACCTGTCGAACATCGAGCAGCCGGATCGCTTCGCGTCGCTCGTACTCGACTTCCTCGCGCGATCTTCATCGCGCCCGCCGGTCGCGCGCGAGAGCGCAGAATCCGCTTACGACCGGTGAGCGATTATCGCGCCGGTAGGCCAGACTCAATTGCGTCTGCGGAACGTCGCCGAGAAACGGACGATAGGCGACACCGGTAAGTTGCGCCTCGGACGCTGACTCGGGCACTATGGCGACGCCGGCACCGACGGATACCAGCGAAAGCGCGGTTTGAATTTCCAGCGTCTCCTGCGCGATCGTCGGCACGAACCCTTCCCGCCGGCATAGCCCGAGGACATGATCGGCGAAGCTTGGCCGGGGTTGGCGTGGATAGAGGACGAAGGGGCGCAGGGCGAGGTCGGCGAGTGCCACGTGGTTCTGCTGCGCTAGATCATCCACCTCGGGTAGGGCTACGATTAGCGGCTCGCGCTGAACTACCTCGCTGACGATTTCAGGATCCTGGATGCCGGGCCGTGCGAACGCTACGTCGATCGAACGCTCGATGAGCGCGACGCGCAATTCTGCGGTGTTCATCGCGTGCAGGACGAGTTCGACGTCCGGGTGAGCCGCCCGGTAACGATTGAACACGCCGGGCAGGATCGAGAAGGTGGCCGAGCCGACGAAACCGACCTGAATCACCCCGATCGTTCCCTCCGATGCGCGTTTCGCCACCCGCGCTGCGTCGGCGACACGGACGATGATGTCCCGCGCGCGGGGAAGCAGCGCCTCGCCCGCCGCGGTCAGCCCGATAGTGCTCCGCGTCCGGTCGAATAAAAGCGCCCCGATCCCTGCTTCGAGATTGGCGATCTGTCGGCTCAACGCCGGCTGGGCGATGTGGAGGCGTTCCGCAGCGCGGCCGAAATGGAGTTCCTCCGCGACAGCGAGGAAATAACGCAACCGACGGACGTCAATACCGGGTGACGCGGCGGTTGGCGGATCGGAAGGGAGTGTCTGGCGGCTCATGCCCCATCAGAGCCCGAGACGAGCGTACAAGCAATACCGTTTTGGCATCAACACGTGCCCATATTGTATTTGATCGACATGGCGGCGTGGGACACTCTTACCATTCAGAAGCCGCGAAGACGGCTTCGAAGGAAGAGGTATCATGCTTGAAACGAGGACAGCCGGCGGCGATCCGGCACGGCGACCGAAGCTCCAGGCTGTTGTGACGGGCGTCACGAATAAGCAGGTTGTGCAATTCGACTTCGTTTACGGCGACCCCGACCTCACGGTCGAACTCGTCCTGCCGATCCCCGCCTTTCGTGATTTCTGCACCGACAATCGGTGCCTGGTCACTGCCGCCGACCCCGCCGAAAGCGCCACTGTGCTGCGGATGTTCAGCGGATCGCCGGCCCACGTCCATCCCGTCGGAGCGCACTGATGAACATCGATATTCAGGCTGAGGCGATCACGCCACGGCGGCAGACCTTCTCGCACATTGCGCGCCGGTTCGGGACCGACAAGGCGGCCTCGCGTTACGAGGAGGCGACCTACGATGTGCAGCCGGTCGCCAACTTCCACTACCGGCCGACCTGGGATCCGGAGCGCGAGCTGTTCGACCCGCGTCGCACCGTCATCGAGATGGCCGACTGGTATGCGTTCCGCGATCCGCGCCAGTTCTACTATGCGACCTACAACATTAGCCGCGCGGCGATGCAGCAGTCCTTCGACGATGCGGTCAACTTCGTCGATAAGCGCGGCCTCGTCGGCAGCGTCGATACGGACTGGCGGGCGATGTTCGCCACCTACCTGTTGCCGCTGCGTCACGTCGAATGGGCGGCGAACATGAACTGCCAGCTCATCGCCGATTGGGGCTATGGAACTCAGATCACGTCGGCAGCCGCTTTCTGCGGCACCGATCGGTTGGGGATCGCCCAGATCATCTCGCGCATCGGCCTGGTCCTCGGCGAGGGTTCTGACGAACAGCTCCTTGCCGCCAAGACACAGTGGCTCGATGCGCCCGAATGGCAGCCGATGCGTCGTCTGGTCGAGGATCTTCTCGTGGTGCGCGACTGGTTCGAGCTCTTCGTGGCCCAGCTCGTCGTGCTCGACGGCTACGTCTACCCGCTGGTCACGCAGGCATTCGATCGCGCCGGTGCCGCCCATAACGGCTCGCCGCTGTCGATGATGACCGGCTTTCTCGGCGACTGGTTCGCCGACAACAGCCGCTGGACCGATGCAGTGCTCAAGGCGGCAGCAGGAGAATCCGAGGCCAATCGCCAGACTCTCAGGGATTGGTTCGACCGCTGGGACGAGCGTGCTCGCGCCGCGGTTCAGCCGGTCGCAGATATGGTGCTCGGCGATCGGGGCGCATCCGCGGTCGCCGAGATCGGTGCGCAGCTTCAGGACCGGGTGGCCGGTCTCGGCGCGATCGCCGAACGGGAGAAGGCGGCATGACCCAGCCCGTCTCCATCACGTTGCAGAACTCCCAGGACGGCTTCGCGATCGCCGAGGCGATCATGGCCGACAATCCGGGCGCCGAGCGCCGCTCGATGCCGGCGATGACGAAGATCGACCGTCCGGGACGGCTCGAGATCAAGGCAGCCAGCGTATCCGAGCGACTGGGGCGCGACTGGGACCCGCAGGAAATCCACCTGAGCGTCATCTCGCTGTCCGGTTCGGTCGACGAGGACGATGACTATTTCGCGGTTTATTGGAGGTAATCATGGCAGCCCGTAAGCTGAACCTGAAGCAGAAGTACGGTCACTTCACCCGCGGCCTCGACTGGGAGCCGAGCTATCAGTCAAAGGACGACATCTTCCCATTCGCCAAGTACGAGGGGATCAAGGTCCACGACTGGGATGCTTGGGAAGATCCCTTCAAGCTGACCATGGACGCCTATTGGAAGTTCCAGGCGGAGAAGGAGCGCAAGCTTTACGCGGTCATCGATTCGATGGCGCAGAACAACGGGCAGCTCGGCATCACCGACGCGCGTTACCTGAACGCAGTAAAGCTCTTCATCCAGGGCGTGACGCCGTTGGAATATCAGGCACACCGCCACTTCGCGCACCTCGCACGCCATCTGCCTGGAGCAGGCCTGCGGGTCGCCGCGCAGATGCAGTCGATCGACGAGCTACGACACTGCCAGACGCAGATTCACACGATCAGCCATTACAACAAGTTCTTCGACGGCATCCACGACTTCACCCACATGCATGACCGGCTGTGGTATCTGTCGGTGCCGAAGTCGTTCTTCGATGACGCGACGACCGCGGGGCCGTTCGAGTTCCTCACCGCGATCAGCTTCGCGTTCGAGTACGTCCTCACCAACCTGCTGTTCGTGCCGTTCATGTCGGGCGCCGCCTACAACGGCGACATGGCGACAGTGACGTTCGGCTTCTCCGCCCAATCGGACGAGAGCCGGCACATGACGCTCGGACTTGAGGCCGTCCGCTTCCTGCTGGAGCAGGACGAGGCCAACGTGCCGATCGTGCAGGGCTGGATCGACAAGTGGTTCTGGCGCGGATACCGCCTCCTCACCCTCGTCGCCATGATGATGGACTACATGCTGCCGAAGAAGGTGATGTCCTGGGCCGAGGCGTGGGAGACCTACTACGAGCAGGCCGGCGGAGCGCTGTTCGCGGACCTCGCCCGTTACGGCATCCGTGAGCCCAAGTACGCCGACGTCGCCAAGGCCGAAAAGGGTCATATCACCCATCAGGCGTGGACGATCTTTTACAACTACACCCACGCCGCGGCCGTCCACACGTGGGATGTCGACGATCAGCACCTCGCCTGGCTGCGCGAGAAGTACCCGGACACGTTCGCGCAACACTACGAGCAGCGCTATCTCAATTGGCGCGACCAGGCCGATCAGGGCAAGCGCTTCTACAACAACGGGCTGCCGCAGCTTTGCCAGGTATGTCAGGTTCCGATGGCGTTCACGGAGGTCGACGATCCCACCACGATCAGCTTCCGCGTCTCGGAGTTCGGCGGGGACAAGTACCATACCTGCTCCGACGGCTGTAAGGACATCTTCGACCACGAGCCGGAAAAGTATTCGCAGGCGTGGCTTCCGGTCCACCAGATCTTCCAGGGCAATTGTGGCGGCGCGACCGTTCCGGAGGTCCTCGACTGGTATCACATAAACCAGGGTGCCGATAACATGGATTATGCCGGCTCGCCCGAGGAGGCGCAGTGGGAGAAGTGGATGGAAGGCCGACGCCCTGCCGCTCCCATGGCCGTGGCCGCGGAATAAGGACGACCATCGATGCCCACAGCAAGCCTCAACCCCGGTTACTCCGGCCCGGTCCGCGACCGGGTGGAGAACTTCGGCGGCGCCCAACTCGTCTATGTCCACTGGGAGGGCCACAACAACTTCTGCTCGGCGATCACGCTGCCGCTGCCGCCTGAAACGCCCTTCGGGGCGCTCACCGCGGAAATCCTACCCTCGCTCTACTCGGTCGATCCCGACTGGGCGGAGGTCGATCTCTCGACCGCGCGCTGGATGCTGGACGGCGAAGATTGGCAGCCTGAAGCGGCCAAGGGCATTGGCGAACAGGGCGTCGGCCACAAGTCGCTCATTCGCTTCTGGACGCAACCGTTCGGCCGCGCCTGACATCATGCCGACGCTCACGATCGAACCGACCGGCGACACCGTAGAGGTGGCTGAAGGCCAGAACCTCCTCGACGCGTGCCTCCGGGCGGGGATTTACCTGCCCCACGCCTGCGGGCATGGCCTGTGTGGCACCTGTAAGGTGACCGTGCTCGAAGGCGAAGTCGATCACGGCGGTGCGAGTTCCTTCGCACTCATGGACTTCGAGCGGGACGAGGGGGCGACCCTGGCCTGCGTCGCCACGATCGAGGGCGACGTCACGATCGAGGCGGACGTCGACGATGATCCGGACGCGCAGCGGATCGCGGTGGCCGATTACGTCGGGACGGTAACCCGGCGCGAGATGCTGACACCCGACATCCTCGGCGTGTGGCTCTCGGTTCCGACCGGGGTCGCGTTCCAGGCCGGTCAATACGTCAACCTGACGATTGACGGGATCGAGGGGACACGCGCCTTCTCGATCGCGAACAGCCCCGCAGAGACCGGCATTGTCGAGCTTCATATCCGGCTTGTGCCAGGCGGCAAGGCGACAAAGCACCTGCACGAGGAGTTGAAGGTCGGGGACGAGATGCGCTTCGCCGGTCCGTTCGGACACTTCTTCGTGAGGCGCTCGGCGAACAAGCCGCTGATCTTCCTTGCCGGTGGCTCGGGACTATCCAGCCCCAAGAGCATGGTGCTCGAGCTTATCGAACAGGGGTATGACCAGCAGATCACACTATTTCACGGTGCCCGTCGACCGCACGACCTGCATTTCGCCGACCTGTTCCGGCGGATCGCCGATGAAAACCCGCTGTTTCGCTACGTACCCGTCGTTTCCCAAGCGGAGGCGCAGGACGAGTGGGGTGGAGAAACCGGCTACGTCCATGAGGCGGCCGAACGCCACTTCGGCGGCCGTTTCGCCGGTCACCAAGCCTATCTGTGCGGTCCGCCCCCGATGATCGAGGCAGGGATCGGGTCGCTCATGAAGGGCCGGCTGTTCGAGAAAGACATCTTCGTCGAGAAATTTGCCACCGCAGCGGACGCGGAGAAGTCTGTCCGATCGCCGTTCTTCAAGAAGCTCTGAACAGATCACCAACTGGAACGCAGGCCGGCGACGACCTCGCCGACGGATCGCTGCGTCCAAATGACGAGGGGAGGATCACGTCATGAAGATGCTTGCCTGGGGCCTTGCGGGAATTGCCGCATCCCTCGCGACGCCATCGGTCGCGTCAGAGGGGGGTAAGAGCGCCTATCCCAACGGCGCGGAGGCCCTGACGATAGCGGCGTTGCCGCCCCCCGGAACCTACCTCCTCGACTACCAATATTATTACACCGCCGATCGGCTGAACGATCGCGACGGCAACAACGTCGGGCCGCCAGATCTGTCGGTGGATGCCGTCGCCAACATCCCACGCTTCGTCCACGTCACCAACACCAAGATCCTCGGCGCAGCGCTCGCGATGCAGGTGTTCGTGCCCGTGGTGAACGTCAATGTTCGCGCCGGCGGCAGTAGGCAGAACAAATTCGGGATCGGCGATCTGATCGTCAATCCATTCGTTCTCGGCTGGAACCGCAAGAACACGTTCTTCGTGCTGACGATGGACACGTTCGTGCCCACGGGACGCTACAAGCGCACCGATCTCGCCAACATCGGCAACAATTATTGGACGTTCGAGCCCGTGTTCGCGGTGTCGCACTTCAATCCCGCTGGCAGCGGTCCCGAGGTGTCGGCGAAATTCATGTACGACTTCAACACCAAGAACACGGCAACCCAGTACCGCTCCGGGCAGGCAGCGCACGTCGACTTCGCGGCATCCTACAATTTCAATCCGATCACAATCGGTGTCACCGGTTACTATTTCAAGCAGACGACCGACGACAAGCTCAATGGCGTAAAGGTCGGCACTGACGGGTATCGAGGTGAGGTATTCGCGCTCGGACCGCTCGTTCGCTATCAGGCCGGCAAGGTGCCGATCGTCGCCCAGTGGCAGCACGAGCTCTCCGCCTCGAACCGCACCCAAGGCAACAGCTTCTGGCTCAAGGCTGCATTCCGGTTCTGAGGGTGCGGGATCGACCCGCGCTCGGCTCAATCCATCGGAGACAGAAGGGGTGTGGACCACGATGTTACCGTGATCTATGAGGCAGTAGGCGGGGTAGAGCCTATCGCTGACATCGCGGCTGACGCCATGAAGAACCGGAACATTGACCTCTAACTTGCAGCGTGTCGCTCGCGGGTGATGCGCGGATCCTCGTACAGGTCCCGCATCGCCCGCAGTCGAAACGCATTCCACCAGCGCTGCCAGCGGTGCTCGGCCGCATCGTGGATCATGTGGCAGCGTTGACAGAGCGCTCGCAGGTTAGCCGGGGCGCGGTTGCTCGGATCATGATCGAGGTGCGCGCAAGCCAGCACGACATAGGTCATGCGGACGCTCGCCAGCGTAAAGCCGCCCTTCATCGAAACCCGCTTGCCCTGGTCTGACCGCCAACACCTCGCATCGGCATCCCACCAGCGTCCATCGCCAAGGTGAGCGACCCGCCGAAGGTGCGGCCGACGGCATTGCTCGCAGCGTCTGCCGGCGCGGTCGAACCGGATCGTGTCTGACAGCTGCTGCCAGTCGATCGGGTAAAGCCAACGGTTTTCGGCGCGGATCGGCATCGCATTTCTATGAGTCACGCGACCAGCCTTGGAAAGCTGATTTTCGCCGTTTGTTTTCACACCGTTTGGCAGGTGTTCCACCGCGAAACGATAAACCGAGAGGATCGAGGCTTGACCAATAGGGCTCGGTAACGGAACATAAAGGGAACAGGTAGAGTCTAACCCTTATGCCCGCCGCCCTTGATTCATCAGCGCCGACCATAGCGCATCTTCGGACGATCGCTACACCCACGACCGACTTCCGCATCATGCCTTTCGGCGTCGACGCGATCGACGGGCGGCTCGGGGCAGGGGGCCTACGCGCTGGCGCGCTCCACGAGGCGACAGCGCAGAGTGCCACGATGGTCGACGACGCGGCAACGACGCTCTTCCTCGCCAGCATCGCCGCGCGTGAAGCTGCTGCGACAGGCGGGCCGGTGTTGTGGGCGAGTTGCCGCGCTGACCTGTATGCGCCGGCGCTGGAGCAGATCGGCTTACCCAGCGCAGCCGTGATCCATGCCCAACCGCGCGATGACGCGGCCCTTCTGGCGGTGATTGAGGATGCGGTGCGCGACGGTACACCGTCTGCCATCGTCGCAGAGGCGAGCAAAGTCTCCATGGTCGCCACCCGCCGCCTGCAGTTGGTCGCGGCCGAGGCTGACATGCCGGTCCTGCTTTTGCGCCGTCGACGCGGGCTCAACGAGGATCCGCTTGCCGAACCATCCGCGGCCTGGACGCGCTGGCGGATCGGCACCGCACCGTCCGAGCGGCTTGAGGTCGCGGGTGTAGGAAGAGCGAGATGGACGGTGGAATGCACTCGCCAGCGTGGGGGTGAGGGGTTCTCCCTGATTGTGGAGGGCAGCAATGAGACGGGTCGTCTCGCTGTTCCTGCCGGACTTGGCCATCGAGCGGCTGAGACGGTTGGAGCGGTCCGCTTCGCGGCAGCCTGAACGGCCTGTCCTCGAGCTGCCGGTAGATGACGACCCCGGCGCCTGTTCGGTGCCGCGGGGCGGCGGTTGGCGGCCAGGTGCGCGGTGGGCACGCGAGGGCCTGCGTTCCCGCGCCGACGTCGAGACGCAGATCGCGGCGCTGCCAACGCATGCACAGCCGCCGATGCGCGAGCTCGGCCGGCGATCGGAGGCAGCAAGCCACCCTTATAAGACCGTAATCACAGGGCATCCGACGCCGAAAGCATCGCCGTTGGATATTAAAAGCAATGGCTTTCCGCCTTTGGCGCTTATCGGGAAGGCGGGCCGGCGCGAGGAGGTGGTTGCTGCCTGCGAAGGTGCACGGGCGCTCGGTATTCATCTCGGTATGGCTGCGACCCATGCGCGCGCTCTCGTATCGGATCTCGACTTCCGTCCGGCCGAGCCGGAGGCTGATGCGGCACTCCTCGACCGCCTGGCGCTGTTCGCGGTTCGGCGCTGGTCGCCGATTGCTGCTGTCACGCCCGCCGATGGGCTCTGGATCGACCTTGCTGGCTGCGCGCATCTGCATGGTGGTGAGGAGCGGTTCTGCAGGCGGCTGATCGCTTTCTGCCGTCGTGCCGGCTTCACCGCACGCGTGGCCGTCGCTGATACGGCAGGGGCGGCCCATGCCCTCGCTCGCTTCGGCCGCAGCGAGCTGACCCGCGTCGAGCCGGGTGCAACCGCCAGTGCGATCTCGCCGCTGCCGATCGTCGCCTTGCGCTTGGCGCCGAGCGCCATCAGCGCTGCCAAACGCTTCGGCTTCGAGACAGTAGCGGATCTGCTGCCGGTCGCGCGTGGGCCACTGGCGCGTCGGCTCGGTCTGCCGGCAATCACGCGTCTGGACCAGGCGCTCGGCGCCGTGGCCGAGCCAATCACCCCGCGCGAGGATGCCGAAGTTCCGATGGTCGAGCGTCGCCTCCTTGAGCCGATCGGCACAGCCGAGGCGATCGAACAGGTTATGGGCGACCTGCTGAACGATCTTGCGCAGGTCCTGCAAGCGCGAGGCTTAGGGGCACGGGCACTCCGCCTCACGGCCTTGCGCGTCGACGGCACGGAACAGGTCGTGGGCGTCGGCACGTCGCGGCCGACGCGCGAGGTATCGCACCTTCTCAGGCTTCTGAAGCTCAGGATCGAGCGGATCGACCCTGGCATGGGCCTCGAGCAATTCTGGCTGGTCGCGCCGCATACCGAACCGCTGGATGCGGTCGACCTTGGCGCGGTCCTCGCCGGCGAGGCGCTGGTGCGGGACCCGGCGCGTCTGGTCGACGTCATCGCTGGCAGGATTGGAGGCTATGCCGTCTACCGGCTTGCGCCCGTCGAAAGCCATGTGCCGGAGCGGGCCGTCACCCGCTCCGACCCGGTGGAGATGCCAGGATCATGGCCGGCATGGAAGCGCCCGATCCGCCTCTTTGCCCGGCCGGAGCCGCTGGCGCGCGTGATAGCGCTGATGCCGGACCAGCCACCACGTCGGTTCGAATGGCGCGGCAAGACCTACAAGATCGTCGCCGGCGATGGCCCCGAGCGGGTCCATGGCGAATGGTGGCGCCGCGATGCCGAGGTGTGGGCGGTGCGGGACTATTACCGTGTCGAGGACGATGCGGGCGGCCGCTACTGGGTCTTCCGACGCGGTGACGGTTTCGAGGAAGAGACGGGCGACCTGTCCTGGTGGATGCACGGGGTCTTCGGATGACCCACTATGTCGAGCTGCAGGTGCTCACCCACTTCTCGCTGCTACGCGGCGCGTCGTCGCCAGAGGAGTTGTTCGCGGCCGCGGCGCTGCTCGGCTACCCGGCGATCGGCGTCAGCGACATCGGCACCGTTGGGGGTGTCGTTCGGGCATGGGAGGCGCAGAAGGCTACGGGCGTCCGCTCGATCGCGGGCACGCGCGTCGATCTGTCCTGCGGCCGGCGCTTGTTGCTCTATCCGACCGATCGGCCCGCCTGGTCGAGGATCACGCGGTTGCTCACCGTCGGCAAGAAGCGGGCAGGCAAGGGCGGATGCCTTCTCCACTGGCACGACCTCGAGCCGTGGTCGGAGGGTGTCGTTGCCATCCTGCTGCCACACGAGGCCGACGAGGAGAACGTCGCCGCACTGAAAGACCTGAAGGCTATCTACGGGCGTCGCGGCTATATGGCCCTGTTCCAGCGGCGTCGGCCGGGGGACGCGGTCCGCATCGATGCGCTGGCGCGGCAGGCAGGCGGGGCAGGGGTCCGTGCCGTTGTGACCGGCGATGTGCTCTACCATGCGCCCGAGGCACGGCTGCTGCAGGACGTGGTGACGGCGGTGCGCGAGAAATGCACCGTCGACGAGCTCGGCTACCGCCGCGAGGTCAACGCGGATCGGGCGCTCAAATCGCCCGACGAGATGGTCCGGCGATTCCGCGCCTATCCGGACGCGCTGCAGGCAAGCGTCGATATCGCGCGCATCTGCACCTTCGACCTTGGCGAGCTGGCCTATCAATACCCGCACGAGCGCCTGATCGAGGGGCTGTCAGCGCAGGAAGCCTTGGAGAAGCTGGCGACCGAAGCGGTCGAGCGGATGTTCGATGGCCAAGCGCCGGAGGCGTACACCAACCAGATCGCGCATGAGATGCGGCTGATCGGCGAGCTTGGCTACGCGCCGTACTTCCTCACCGTCTATGCGATCGTGCGCGAGGCGCGTCGGCGCGGGATCCTCTGCCAGGGCCGCGGCTCGGCCGCAAACAGCTGCGTGTGCTTCGTGCTCGGCGTCACCTCCATCGACCCCATCAAGCACGAGCTGCTTTTCGAGCGCTTCGTGTCGGGCGAGCGCCGCGAACCGCCCGACATCGACGTCGACTTCGAGCATGAGCGCCGCGAGGAAATCATCCAGTGGATCTACGAGACCTATGGGCGTGATCGCGCGGCGCTGACCGCAGTCGTGACCCGTTACCGCGCGCGCGGCGCGGTGCGTGACGTTGGAAAAGCGCTCGGGCTACCGGAGGATCTGACGTCCTCGCTCGCCGGCCTCGTGTGGGGCTGGTCGGCCGAGGGCGTCGGTGAGAAGCAGGTCGACGAGCTCAACCTCGACATCGCCGACCGCCGGCTGCGGCTCACGCTCGACCTCGCGCGCAAGCTGATCGGCGTGCCGCGCCACATGTCGCAGCATCCAGGCGGGTTCGTGCTGACCCATGATCGTCTTGATGATCTAGTTCCTATTGAACCTGCCGCAATGGAAGGCCGGCAAATCATCGAATGGGACAAAGATGACATCGACAGTCTGAAATTTATGAAAGTCGACGTTCTCGGCCTCGGTA encodes the following:
- a CDS encoding phenol hydroxylase subunit P4 → MPTASLNPGYSGPVRDRVENFGGAQLVYVHWEGHNNFCSAITLPLPPETPFGALTAEILPSLYSVDPDWAEVDLSTARWMLDGEDWQPEAAKGIGEQGVGHKSLIRFWTQPFGRA
- a CDS encoding ImuA family protein, coding for MVDDAATTLFLASIAAREAAATGGPVLWASCRADLYAPALEQIGLPSAAVIHAQPRDDAALLAVIEDAVRDGTPSAIVAEASKVSMVATRRLQLVAAEADMPVLLLRRRRGLNEDPLAEPSAAWTRWRIGTAPSERLEVAGVGRARWTVECTRQRGGEGFSLIVEGSNETGRLAVPAGLGHRAAETVGAVRFAAA
- a CDS encoding NADH:ubiquinone reductase (Na(+)-transporting) subunit F; this translates as MPTLTIEPTGDTVEVAEGQNLLDACLRAGIYLPHACGHGLCGTCKVTVLEGEVDHGGASSFALMDFERDEGATLACVATIEGDVTIEADVDDDPDAQRIAVADYVGTVTRREMLTPDILGVWLSVPTGVAFQAGQYVNLTIDGIEGTRAFSIANSPAETGIVELHIRLVPGGKATKHLHEELKVGDEMRFAGPFGHFFVRRSANKPLIFLAGGSGLSSPKSMVLELIEQGYDQQITLFHGARRPHDLHFADLFRRIADENPLFRYVPVVSQAEAQDEWGGETGYVHEAAERHFGGRFAGHQAYLCGPPPMIEAGIGSLMKGRLFEKDIFVEKFATAADAEKSVRSPFFKKL
- the pcaD gene encoding 3-oxoadipate enol-lactonase; the protein is MTDTVTLGDGCTIAYRFDGAAHAPVLVLGNSLGTDLGMWAPQIDAFAQTYRVLRYDTRGHGRSQASAGAYGIDRLGRDVVELTASLGIDRFHFCGLSLGGMVGQWLGIRESDRLDRLVLANTSGYMGPPSAWDARIAAVLAEGMAPLAEASIARWFTPGFAMRHPDTIEPIVKMLRSTDPTGYAGCCAAIRDMDMRRAAALIGVPTLVIGGSADPATPPDHAQALASAIPGATLEMLDAAHLSNIEQPDRFASLVLDFLARSSSRPPVARESAESAYDR
- a CDS encoding LysR family transcriptional regulator, which translates into the protein MSRQTLPSDPPTAASPGIDVRRLRYFLAVAEELHFGRAAERLHIAQPALSRQIANLEAGIGALLFDRTRSTIGLTAAGEALLPRARDIIVRVADAARVAKRASEGTIGVIQVGFVGSATFSILPGVFNRYRAAHPDVELVLHAMNTAELRVALIERSIDVAFARPGIQDPEIVSEVVQREPLIVALPEVDDLAQQNHVALADLALRPFVLYPRQPRPSFADHVLGLCRREGFVPTIAQETLEIQTALSLVSVGAGVAIVPESASEAQLTGVAYRPFLGDVPQTQLSLAYRRDNRSPVVSGFCALARDRRAR
- a CDS encoding MmoB/DmpM family protein, with translation MTQPVSITLQNSQDGFAIAEAIMADNPGAERRSMPAMTKIDRPGRLEIKAASVSERLGRDWDPQEIHLSVISLSGSVDEDDDYFAVYWR
- a CDS encoding aromatic/alkene monooxygenase hydroxylase subunit beta gives rise to the protein MNIDIQAEAITPRRQTFSHIARRFGTDKAASRYEEATYDVQPVANFHYRPTWDPERELFDPRRTVIEMADWYAFRDPRQFYYATYNISRAAMQQSFDDAVNFVDKRGLVGSVDTDWRAMFATYLLPLRHVEWAANMNCQLIADWGYGTQITSAAAFCGTDRLGIAQIISRIGLVLGEGSDEQLLAAKTQWLDAPEWQPMRRLVEDLLVVRDWFELFVAQLVVLDGYVYPLVTQAFDRAGAAHNGSPLSMMTGFLGDWFADNSRWTDAVLKAAAGESEANRQTLRDWFDRWDERARAAVQPVADMVLGDRGASAVAEIGAQLQDRVAGLGAIAEREKAA
- a CDS encoding aromatic/alkene/methane monooxygenase hydroxylase/oxygenase subunit alpha, with the protein product MAARKLNLKQKYGHFTRGLDWEPSYQSKDDIFPFAKYEGIKVHDWDAWEDPFKLTMDAYWKFQAEKERKLYAVIDSMAQNNGQLGITDARYLNAVKLFIQGVTPLEYQAHRHFAHLARHLPGAGLRVAAQMQSIDELRHCQTQIHTISHYNKFFDGIHDFTHMHDRLWYLSVPKSFFDDATTAGPFEFLTAISFAFEYVLTNLLFVPFMSGAAYNGDMATVTFGFSAQSDESRHMTLGLEAVRFLLEQDEANVPIVQGWIDKWFWRGYRLLTLVAMMMDYMLPKKVMSWAEAWETYYEQAGGALFADLARYGIREPKYADVAKAEKGHITHQAWTIFYNYTHAAAVHTWDVDDQHLAWLREKYPDTFAQHYEQRYLNWRDQADQGKRFYNNGLPQLCQVCQVPMAFTEVDDPTTISFRVSEFGGDKYHTCSDGCKDIFDHEPEKYSQAWLPVHQIFQGNCGGATVPEVLDWYHINQGADNMDYAGSPEEAQWEKWMEGRRPAAPMAVAAE
- a CDS encoding SphA family protein, with amino-acid sequence MKMLAWGLAGIAASLATPSVASEGGKSAYPNGAEALTIAALPPPGTYLLDYQYYYTADRLNDRDGNNVGPPDLSVDAVANIPRFVHVTNTKILGAALAMQVFVPVVNVNVRAGGSRQNKFGIGDLIVNPFVLGWNRKNTFFVLTMDTFVPTGRYKRTDLANIGNNYWTFEPVFAVSHFNPAGSGPEVSAKFMYDFNTKNTATQYRSGQAAHVDFAASYNFNPITIGVTGYYFKQTTDDKLNGVKVGTDGYRGEVFALGPLVRYQAGKVPIVAQWQHELSASNRTQGNSFWLKAAFRF
- a CDS encoding phenol hydroxylase subunit, translated to MLETRTAGGDPARRPKLQAVVTGVTNKQVVQFDFVYGDPDLTVELVLPIPAFRDFCTDNRCLVTAADPAESATVLRMFSGSPAHVHPVGAH